A genomic stretch from Coffea arabica cultivar ET-39 chromosome 10c, Coffea Arabica ET-39 HiFi, whole genome shotgun sequence includes:
- the LOC140015962 gene encoding dirigent protein 2-like has translation MAKGSALASIQISLVLLLAIFVCSEADLLDPYYCCRGKETKITVYLQLFTGGPKTTSVAVAGAPGRPRTLSEFGTIFVNDANMTEGISYRSPTIGRAQGLYIVSARNGSSSQGLFSLLFSNSQYNGSTLEFQGPGFNLQTGGPTSEIPVIGGTKKFRLARGYGLFKIVRQNLSLNNTVIMGNITVVSNNKFE, from the coding sequence ATGGCAAAAGGTTCAGCTTTAGCATCCATCCAAATTTCCCTTGTGCTATTACTAGCAATCTTTGTTTGTTCAGAAGCTGATCTTCTTGACCCTTACTACTGCTGCCGTGGAAAGGAGACCAAGATTACTGTGTACCTTCAATTGTTTACAGGCGGACCAAAAACCACCAGTGTTGCAGTTGCCGGCGCCCCTGGTAGGCCCAGAACTCTCTCCGAATTTGGAACCATTTTTGTTAATGATGCTAACATGACAGAAGGCATCAGCTACAGATCTCCAACTATTGGTCGAGCCCAAGGCCTTTATATAGTTTCAGCCCGTAATGGATCCAGCTCACAGGGCTTATTTTCCCTCCTTTTCTCCAACTCACAATACAACGGTAGCACATTGGAATTCCAAGGACCAGGATTTAACTTACAAACAGGTGGTCCGACGAGTGAAATTCCAGTAATTGGTGGCACCAAAAAGTTTAGGCTTGCTCGGGGATATGGACTTTTTAAGATAGTTCGACAAAATCTGTCACTGAATAATACGGTTATAATGGGCAACATTACCGTAGTGTCCAATAATAAGTTTGAATAA